A window of Thermosynechococcus sp. NK55a contains these coding sequences:
- a CDS encoding right-handed parallel beta-helix repeat-containing protein: MGALFSPSAAAMKGQSLLCIVLVMVLFLIGQPKIAAISAAALTLEVNPADPQASDAGTGMPTTPFRTIGAALAWAQAHDRPTEIYIHGGIYREALGTIRHRQTPLRLLAKAGDRVILRGSQRWSDWQVVSSTPNFTIYRHPWTLAWGFSGNPWTAFHIELPPVAQRGELVWWQDTPLRQRLSFLELQGNDFYVDDPEQQLYVALPAGVSPSELEVAVHREALRILDSGLISLVGLRFEHYGGTFTQAVRIERSHDIEVKDCTFWANNWGGLESHRSDRLRVERTQFLQNGWRGMAGVRLRDFTAQQVLVHGNNWRGGWAGFYDWDAGEKYFHLRGAVFDRYRAIGNQAAGLWLDTDNQNVEIRRSQFVGNAVVGLFLEAGTGPVTIEDSLIAYNYSIAPNYLQTPGIFGWAAAHVTLRRNWIWENQGAQIGVRDPSPRTVTLPETGEEVTITSQDWHLEGNWIGSHQELLLTTLKGEAFLQTLRLEDNHWWTDAPYPFRLEGENVTWLQWQERYGHPSDRWLLP; encoded by the coding sequence GTGGGTGCCCTATTTAGCCCGTCCGCTGCGGCGATGAAGGGGCAATCTCTGCTGTGCATTGTGCTGGTGATGGTCTTATTCTTGATTGGGCAACCCAAAATTGCGGCAATTTCGGCCGCAGCCCTAACCCTAGAAGTCAATCCAGCCGATCCCCAAGCCAGTGATGCTGGCACGGGAATGCCAACAACTCCTTTTCGCACCATTGGTGCTGCCTTGGCGTGGGCCCAGGCCCACGATCGCCCCACAGAGATTTACATTCATGGCGGGATTTATCGGGAGGCCCTAGGAACAATTCGTCATCGGCAGACGCCCCTTCGACTGCTGGCTAAGGCGGGCGATCGCGTGATTTTGCGCGGCAGTCAACGATGGTCAGATTGGCAAGTGGTCTCTAGTACTCCGAACTTCACCATTTACCGTCACCCTTGGACCTTGGCTTGGGGCTTTTCGGGTAATCCATGGACGGCATTTCACATTGAGTTACCCCCTGTGGCGCAGCGGGGCGAGCTGGTGTGGTGGCAAGATACTCCCCTGCGGCAGCGGCTCTCCTTCCTAGAGTTGCAGGGCAATGATTTCTACGTGGATGATCCAGAGCAGCAACTGTATGTGGCATTGCCTGCGGGCGTCTCACCCAGTGAATTAGAAGTAGCTGTTCACCGTGAGGCTTTACGAATTTTAGACAGTGGTTTGATCAGTTTGGTGGGGCTACGCTTTGAACACTATGGCGGCACATTTACCCAGGCGGTGCGCATTGAACGCAGCCATGACATCGAGGTCAAAGACTGTACTTTTTGGGCAAATAATTGGGGCGGCCTCGAAAGTCATCGGAGCGATCGCCTGCGGGTGGAGCGAACGCAGTTTCTGCAAAATGGCTGGCGGGGCATGGCGGGGGTTCGCTTGCGGGACTTCACAGCCCAACAGGTGCTTGTCCACGGGAATAATTGGCGGGGGGGATGGGCAGGCTTTTACGATTGGGATGCGGGGGAGAAGTACTTTCATCTGCGCGGCGCCGTCTTTGATCGCTACCGCGCCATTGGGAATCAAGCAGCCGGTCTGTGGCTTGACACCGATAATCAAAACGTCGAGATTCGGCGATCGCAATTTGTCGGTAATGCCGTGGTTGGTCTTTTCCTAGAGGCGGGCACGGGGCCCGTCACAATTGAAGATTCCTTAATTGCCTATAACTACAGCATCGCCCCCAACTATCTGCAAACTCCCGGCATTTTTGGCTGGGCGGCTGCCCATGTGACCCTGCGCCGCAACTGGATTTGGGAAAACCAAGGGGCACAAATTGGCGTCCGCGATCCTTCGCCCCGAACCGTCACCCTACCCGAAACTGGTGAGGAGGTCACGATTACGTCTCAAGATTGGCACCTAGAAGGGAATTGGATTGGCAGCCACCAAGAGCTGCTCCTGACAACCCTCAAGGGGGAAGCCTTCCTGCAGACACTAAGACTGGAGGATAACCACTGGTGGACTGACGCTCCCTACCCCTTTCGCCTAGAGGGGGAAAATGTCACTTGGTTACAGTGGCAGGAACGATATGGCCATCCCAGCGATCGCTGGCTTCTTCCCTAG
- a CDS encoding cysteine desulfurase family protein: protein MKPIYLDGLATTPVDPQVLAAMLPYFSDRPGNPSNRGHAYGWEAAAAIEVARATIAAAIHARPEEIIFTSGATEANNLAIKGVAEAYYSRGRHIITVQTEHKAVLAPCRYLESLGFRVTYLRVNEKGLIDLAELEQAFTPETLLVSVMAANNEIGVLQPLAEIGRCCRDRGVLFHTDAAQALGKIPLDVQALQVDLMSLTAHKLYGPKGIGALYVRRDRPRVQLAPQLHGGPQEQGWRSGTLATPLIVGFGVAVQLAQERQATDIPYLWHLKERLWQGLVSLGDIYLNGDWQQSLPNCLNISIAGVDGNALLRSIYPYVALSTGAACSSEKPTPSHVLLALGRSPTLARASLRFGLLRTTTEAEIDLALQCIRDSIQQLRQVSKV, encoded by the coding sequence ATGAAGCCAATTTACTTAGATGGACTGGCCACTACACCGGTGGACCCCCAAGTGTTAGCAGCAATGTTGCCCTATTTTAGCGATCGCCCTGGCAATCCCAGTAATCGTGGCCATGCCTACGGTTGGGAGGCCGCCGCCGCCATTGAGGTTGCCCGCGCAACCATTGCCGCAGCCATCCATGCCCGTCCAGAGGAGATTATTTTTACCAGTGGTGCGACCGAGGCCAACAATCTGGCCATTAAGGGGGTGGCGGAAGCCTACTACAGTCGCGGTCGCCATATCATTACCGTACAGACGGAACACAAGGCGGTGCTTGCTCCCTGCCGCTATTTGGAGTCCCTGGGCTTTCGGGTGACCTATCTGAGGGTGAATGAAAAAGGGTTGATTGATCTCGCTGAGTTAGAGCAAGCCTTTACGCCCGAGACCCTCCTGGTGTCCGTGATGGCTGCCAACAATGAAATTGGCGTGCTACAACCCTTGGCTGAGATTGGTCGCTGCTGTCGCGATCGCGGGGTACTCTTCCACACCGATGCCGCCCAGGCTCTAGGCAAAATTCCCTTGGATGTTCAGGCGCTTCAGGTGGATCTCATGTCCCTGACTGCCCACAAACTCTATGGACCCAAAGGTATTGGTGCCCTCTATGTGCGGCGCGATCGCCCCCGGGTGCAACTGGCGCCTCAACTCCACGGCGGTCCTCAAGAACAGGGCTGGCGATCGGGAACCCTAGCCACTCCCCTCATTGTCGGCTTTGGAGTAGCGGTGCAGCTGGCTCAGGAACGTCAAGCAACGGATATTCCCTATTTGTGGCATCTCAAGGAACGACTGTGGCAGGGGTTGGTTTCCTTGGGGGATATCTATCTCAATGGTGATTGGCAGCAAAGTTTGCCCAACTGTCTCAATATCAGTATTGCTGGGGTTGACGGCAATGCCCTTCTGCGCTCCATTTATCCCTATGTCGCCCTCTCGACGGGGGCAGCCTGTAGTAGTGAAAAACCTACCCCCTCTCATGTTCTCCTTGCCTTGGGGCGATCGCCCACCCTGGCCCGCGCTTCCTTGCGCTTTGGCCTATTGCGCACCACGACAGAGGCTGAGATTGATTTGGCTCTTCAGTGTATTCGTGACAGCATTCAGCAGTTGCGCCAAGTGTCCAAGGTCTAG
- a CDS encoding agmatine deiminase family protein: protein MSLFFQPAEWLPHRACWLAFPSHEDLWGELLPQVRFEFAALCRAIADPDPVTGQCRGEQLKILVLDETGKATAHSYLSDLNPQFYQLPFGDIWLRDTAPVGLINEAGERRLLCLPFNGWGKKYELAGDSDLAIRLAIQMGIPYGTVPLFLEGGAIEVDGEGTCLTTRQCLLNPNRNPYLSSEEVEARLKPALGVSKILWIESGLVNDHTDGHIDTLVRFIAPATVVCMLPDSPDDPNRDILLTIYQQLQTLTDAKGRSLEVIPVPSPGRVMSQKGEILPASYVNFYIANTTVAVPTYGVEADTKAVETIAKLFPNRRTIGLPARTLLEGGGAFHCITQQEL from the coding sequence ATGTCCCTCTTTTTTCAGCCCGCTGAGTGGCTGCCCCATCGCGCCTGTTGGTTAGCTTTTCCTAGTCACGAAGATCTTTGGGGGGAGTTATTACCGCAGGTGCGCTTCGAGTTTGCTGCCCTGTGTCGGGCAATCGCTGACCCTGATCCGGTTACGGGTCAATGTCGAGGCGAGCAACTGAAAATTCTGGTGCTGGATGAAACAGGCAAAGCCACTGCCCATTCCTACCTAAGCGATCTCAACCCGCAATTTTATCAACTGCCCTTTGGTGACATTTGGCTGCGGGATACAGCTCCTGTGGGCCTCATCAATGAGGCGGGCGAGCGACGGCTCCTCTGTTTGCCCTTTAATGGCTGGGGCAAAAAGTATGAACTGGCTGGCGATAGTGACTTGGCCATCCGCCTAGCCATCCAGATGGGGATACCCTATGGTACTGTGCCCCTATTTCTCGAGGGGGGAGCGATCGAAGTGGATGGCGAAGGAACCTGCCTCACCACTCGCCAGTGCCTCCTCAATCCCAACCGCAATCCCTATTTAAGCAGCGAAGAAGTGGAAGCCCGCCTCAAGCCCGCCCTTGGCGTGAGCAAAATCCTCTGGATTGAATCGGGATTGGTCAACGATCACACCGATGGTCATATTGATACCCTGGTGCGTTTTATCGCCCCCGCAACCGTGGTCTGTATGTTGCCTGACAGCCCTGACGATCCCAACCGCGATATCCTGCTGACGATTTATCAGCAGTTGCAAACCCTGACGGATGCCAAGGGGCGCTCCCTAGAGGTGATCCCAGTCCCTTCACCGGGGCGGGTGATGAGTCAAAAGGGGGAGATTTTGCCCGCTAGCTATGTCAATTTTTATATCGCCAATACTACTGTTGCTGTCCCCACCTATGGTGTCGAAGCCGATACCAAAGCAGTGGAGACGATCGCTAAGCTCTTTCCCAATCGCAGAACCATTGGCCTGCCCGCGCGGACCCTTTTAGAAGGGGGAGGCGCTTTCCATTGCATTACTCAGCAGGAATTATGA
- a CDS encoding J domain-containing protein, whose product MAHLSPSRTHYDILEVAPTASLAEIRRAYREKSKLYHPDTTTLPLAIAREEFHRLNEAYAVLTNPEQRQWYDLQLRLRGQSQLKPPHRTGGGGGSRSQSSGRSTSIPPEDRPLSPGELFALFILGLTFVSCLVLAVIVGLSQQGQEWILQIVSRISEVG is encoded by the coding sequence ATGGCACATCTATCCCCGTCGCGAACCCACTACGACATTCTCGAGGTGGCGCCCACGGCCTCGTTGGCAGAGATTCGCCGTGCTTATCGGGAAAAGAGTAAGCTCTACCACCCTGATACGACGACATTGCCGCTGGCGATCGCCCGCGAGGAGTTTCATCGCCTCAATGAAGCCTACGCAGTGCTGACCAACCCAGAGCAACGGCAGTGGTATGACTTGCAATTGCGCTTGCGTGGCCAGTCTCAGTTGAAGCCACCCCATAGGACAGGGGGAGGGGGGGGCTCTCGCTCCCAAAGCTCTGGGCGTTCTACCAGCATTCCCCCAGAGGATCGCCCCCTCTCGCCGGGGGAGCTTTTTGCCCTGTTTATCTTGGGGCTCACCTTTGTTAGCTGTCTGGTTCTGGCGGTGATTGTCGGTTTGTCCCAACAGGGGCAAGAATGGATCTTGCAAATTGTCAGTCGCATCTCAGAAGTCGGATGA
- a CDS encoding DUF3143 domain-containing protein, translated as MNNLPNPQTPLYNHALPQIEAWLQQKGCVRDETDIHCWELEYPQWSVRICLDIEELQVVYRDRLAGSVSQRSFKYSCPRADVEEAIFAAP; from the coding sequence ATGAATAACCTGCCTAACCCCCAAACTCCTCTCTACAACCATGCCCTGCCCCAAATTGAAGCATGGCTACAGCAAAAGGGCTGTGTGCGGGACGAAACAGATATCCACTGTTGGGAGTTAGAGTATCCCCAGTGGTCAGTTCGGATTTGCTTGGATATTGAGGAGTTACAGGTGGTCTATCGCGATCGCCTTGCGGGCAGTGTGAGTCAGCGTTCTTTTAAGTACTCCTGCCCGCGCGCGGATGTGGAAGAAGCGATTTTTGCTGCCCCTTAA
- a CDS encoding lipopolysaccharide assembly protein LapA domain-containing protein, with product MRRFLLFLLWMISSGAIALFSVQNAKAVSLKFLFWQSIEMPLGLLLIFVAAIALWVPYLARPLRR from the coding sequence ATGCGTCGCTTTTTGCTCTTTTTACTCTGGATGATCAGCAGTGGGGCGATCGCCCTCTTTTCAGTACAGAACGCAAAAGCGGTGTCCCTAAAATTTTTATTTTGGCAATCCATTGAGATGCCCCTTGGCTTGCTGCTGATCTTTGTGGCAGCGATCGCCCTGTGGGTGCCCTATTTAGCCCGTCCGCTGCGGCGATGA
- a CDS encoding type II secretion system F family protein: MATYEVRIRDAQGKYRTVREEASTPREARMALQLQGVQVLEVKEAQKFTLKSDLDLSFLSKITVKDRAIFARQFAALVNAGVALVRGIAVLADQCTNPKLKKILMAVNNDIQQGSTLADAMRPHSEAFDNLFVAMIQAGETGGVLDEVLNRLSKLLEDQARLNNQIKSALTYPVVVGLLAVGIFLGMVIFLIPVFEGIFKQLGGELPPFTAMMVALSQFLRTPQYMALLIVAIIGLVLGIRFYYKTPNGRLTIDGLLLKLPLFGDLIQKTAVARFCRTFGSLSRSGVPILRSLEIVSATAGNQVISNAIDRAAKQVQTGGMLSLALQQERVFPVLATQMINVGEETGELDKMLMKVADFYEDEVEQAVKALTSVMEPLMIAVLGGMVGSILVAMYLPMFKIFDLVK, translated from the coding sequence ATGGCAACCTATGAGGTGCGGATACGAGATGCCCAAGGCAAATACAGAACGGTACGCGAGGAAGCATCAACACCTCGAGAAGCCCGCATGGCTTTGCAGTTGCAAGGGGTACAGGTTCTAGAGGTCAAAGAGGCTCAGAAATTTACTCTCAAGTCGGATCTCGACCTGAGCTTCCTCTCCAAAATTACAGTGAAGGATCGGGCAATCTTTGCTCGTCAGTTTGCGGCACTGGTGAATGCTGGTGTGGCCTTAGTGCGCGGGATCGCTGTTTTGGCTGACCAATGTACCAACCCCAAACTGAAAAAAATCCTCATGGCAGTTAACAATGATATTCAACAGGGGAGTACTCTAGCCGATGCCATGCGCCCCCATTCAGAGGCCTTTGATAACCTATTTGTGGCCATGATCCAAGCGGGGGAAACAGGGGGGGTTCTCGACGAAGTGCTCAACCGTCTCTCAAAGTTGCTGGAGGATCAGGCTCGCCTTAACAACCAGATTAAGTCGGCTTTGACCTATCCTGTGGTGGTGGGTCTGTTGGCTGTGGGCATCTTCCTAGGGATGGTGATTTTTCTGATTCCTGTGTTTGAGGGGATTTTCAAACAGTTGGGAGGTGAGCTGCCTCCCTTTACGGCCATGATGGTGGCTCTTAGTCAATTCCTGCGCACGCCCCAGTATATGGCGTTGCTCATTGTTGCTATCATTGGTTTGGTCTTAGGGATTCGTTTCTATTACAAAACACCTAACGGCCGCCTAACGATTGACGGTCTGCTGCTAAAGTTGCCCCTCTTTGGAGATTTGATCCAAAAAACGGCGGTGGCACGGTTTTGCCGCACCTTTGGCTCATTGTCCCGTTCTGGGGTGCCGATTTTGCGCTCCCTTGAGATTGTAAGTGCCACAGCGGGTAACCAAGTCATCTCCAATGCCATTGATCGCGCTGCGAAGCAAGTCCAGACAGGGGGGATGTTGAGCCTTGCACTGCAACAGGAACGGGTCTTTCCGGTTCTAGCCACCCAGATGATTAACGTGGGCGAGGAGACAGGGGAATTGGATAAGATGCTTATGAAGGTGGCCGACTTCTACGAAGATGAAGTGGAGCAGGCAGTGAAGGCTCTGACCAGTGTGATGGAACCCTTGATGATTGCGGTGTTAGGGGGTATGGTAGGGTCAATTCTGGTGGCGATGTACCTGCCCATGTTCAAGATCTTCGATCTGGTCAAGTAA
- a CDS encoding type IV pilus twitching motility protein PilT, producing MELMIEDLMEQVVANGGSDLHISAGIPPYVRISGKLTPMDYEPLTPEQCQRLIFSMLNNTQRKHLEQNWELDCSYGVRGLARFRVNVYKDRGTYAACLRALSSKIPTFEQLGLPNIVREMSERPRGLILVTGPTGSGKTTTLAAMIDLINKTRAEHILTIEDPIEFVYEPIKSLIHQRQVGEDTKSFANALRAALREDPDIILVGEMRDLETIQLAISAAETGHLVMGTLHTSSAAQTVDRMVDVFPPEQQQQIRVQLSNSLVAVFSQTLVPKKNPKPGEFGRVMAQEIMVVTPAISNLIREGKTSQIYSAIQTGGKLGMQTLEKVLADYYRAGVITYEAAMAKSSRPDELQRLIGAGAPAAAVR from the coding sequence ATGGAGTTGATGATTGAGGATCTCATGGAGCAGGTCGTGGCCAACGGTGGTTCAGACTTGCACATTTCAGCAGGTATCCCCCCCTACGTGCGCATCAGCGGTAAATTAACCCCTATGGATTACGAGCCCCTCACCCCAGAGCAATGCCAGCGCCTGATCTTCAGCATGCTCAACAATACCCAACGCAAGCACCTAGAGCAAAACTGGGAGTTGGACTGCTCCTATGGTGTGCGGGGTTTGGCGCGGTTCCGCGTCAATGTGTATAAAGATCGGGGTACCTATGCTGCTTGCTTGCGGGCCTTAAGTTCCAAAATTCCCACGTTTGAGCAGTTGGGATTGCCCAACATTGTTCGCGAAATGAGTGAGCGGCCCCGGGGCTTGATTCTGGTGACTGGGCCGACGGGATCAGGCAAAACCACAACCTTGGCGGCAATGATTGACCTGATCAACAAAACCCGCGCTGAGCATATTCTGACGATTGAAGACCCCATTGAGTTTGTCTATGAACCAATCAAGAGCCTGATCCACCAGCGGCAGGTGGGGGAAGACACCAAGAGTTTTGCCAATGCCCTACGGGCAGCGCTGCGGGAAGACCCCGACATTATCCTTGTGGGTGAGATGCGTGACCTGGAAACGATTCAGCTTGCCATCTCAGCAGCGGAAACGGGTCACTTGGTCATGGGCACTTTGCATACCAGTTCAGCAGCTCAAACCGTTGACCGCATGGTGGATGTGTTTCCCCCTGAGCAGCAACAGCAAATTCGCGTCCAGTTGTCCAACTCGTTGGTGGCGGTCTTCAGCCAAACACTGGTTCCTAAGAAAAATCCCAAGCCCGGTGAATTCGGGCGGGTTATGGCCCAAGAGATCATGGTAGTGACCCCTGCTATCTCCAACCTGATTCGCGAAGGCAAGACATCGCAGATTTATTCGGCAATTCAAACGGGCGGTAAGCTGGGGATGCAAACCCTCGAAAAAGTCTTGGCCGATTACTATCGGGCGGGGGTGATTACCTATGAGGCAGCAATGGCTAAATCTTCACGTCCAGATGAGCTGCAACGTCTTATTGGGGCAGGTGCACCTGCGGCGGCAGTGCGCTAG
- a CDS encoding GspE/PulE family protein, with product MVNTSPSSSRKALTVRGRAASPTERAIVASGYASIDQVREAMNTARKTGKSLVAVLQEITGNTMPPDVLRQYHKQQLFELKVIYGVDCLDPELNRFPTEQIEELINTIVPIDTCRTYQVIPIAKHLDADPPYLLVAMVDPDNLQAIDNLTRLLRSHNLTLKRMVITLEDYQRLIDPILNKQVAETTASRNAPAAIGEINIEEDIEAMGGLEEIEGEQEVDLAEALRGAEDAPIIALVNKILAKALTEGVSDIHVEPQEEYLRIRFRKDGVLHQAFDPLPKKIVPAVVSRFKILADLDIAERRAPQDGRIRKMFQGRRVDFRVNTLPSRWGEKVCLRILDNSATQLGLDKLITDPESLAIVREMTKRPFGLILVTGPTGSGKTTTLYSALAECNSPGVNISTAEDPIEYTLPGLTQVQVIREKGMDFASILRAFLRQDPDVILVGETRDKETAKTAIEAALTGHLVLTTLHTNDAASAVARLSEMGVEPFMVSASLIGVVAQRLMRRVCSECRIPYTPTREELARFGLSASKDVNLTLYKANKLTPEQIQAAKASGQPICSKCGGVGYKGRVGVYEIMRVTERLQGLITQGAPTEQIKEAAVEEGMKTLLAYSLELVKQGLTTLEEVERVTFTDTGLEAELKAKRKSSLTCRGCGAELAPEWLDCPYCMTPRFVD from the coding sequence ATGGTCAACACATCCCCCTCTTCCTCTCGCAAAGCCCTTACCGTGCGGGGTAGAGCCGCTAGCCCCACAGAACGTGCCATTGTTGCCTCCGGTTACGCCAGTATCGATCAAGTGCGGGAAGCCATGAACACCGCCCGCAAAACCGGCAAGTCCCTAGTAGCCGTGTTGCAGGAGATTACAGGCAACACCATGCCCCCCGATGTGTTACGCCAGTACCACAAACAACAGCTTTTTGAGCTGAAAGTGATCTATGGGGTTGATTGCCTCGATCCCGAACTGAATCGTTTCCCCACCGAGCAAATCGAGGAATTGATCAACACGATTGTACCGATTGATACCTGCCGCACCTACCAAGTCATCCCCATTGCCAAGCACCTTGATGCCGACCCCCCCTATCTATTGGTGGCGATGGTAGATCCCGACAACCTCCAAGCTATTGACAACCTCACCCGTCTGCTGCGGAGTCACAACCTCACGCTCAAGCGGATGGTGATCACCCTAGAGGACTACCAGCGCCTCATTGATCCGATTCTCAATAAACAGGTAGCAGAAACCACCGCCAGCAGAAATGCCCCCGCGGCGATCGGTGAAATCAACATCGAAGAAGACATTGAAGCCATGGGTGGCCTTGAAGAGATTGAAGGGGAGCAGGAGGTTGACCTAGCCGAAGCCCTAAGGGGGGCAGAGGACGCGCCGATTATTGCCCTTGTGAACAAAATCCTAGCCAAAGCCCTCACCGAAGGGGTGTCTGACATCCACGTAGAACCCCAGGAAGAATACCTACGGATTCGTTTCCGCAAAGATGGGGTGCTGCACCAAGCCTTTGACCCCCTGCCGAAGAAAATCGTGCCAGCAGTGGTTTCTCGCTTCAAAATCCTGGCTGACCTCGACATTGCCGAGCGGCGTGCCCCCCAAGATGGCCGCATTCGCAAAATGTTCCAGGGGCGACGTGTAGACTTCCGGGTGAACACCCTACCCAGCCGCTGGGGCGAAAAAGTCTGTTTGCGGATCCTTGATAATTCCGCTACCCAGTTAGGCCTCGATAAACTCATCACCGACCCAGAGAGTCTGGCCATTGTCCGGGAAATGACGAAGCGCCCCTTTGGCTTGATCCTAGTGACCGGTCCCACGGGTTCAGGGAAAACGACAACCCTCTACTCTGCCCTTGCCGAGTGCAATAGCCCCGGCGTCAATATCAGTACTGCGGAAGACCCGATTGAATACACCCTACCCGGCTTGACGCAGGTGCAGGTTATTCGGGAAAAAGGGATGGACTTTGCCTCAATTCTGCGCGCCTTTCTCCGCCAAGACCCGGATGTGATTCTGGTGGGGGAAACCCGCGATAAAGAAACAGCAAAAACCGCTATTGAGGCTGCCTTGACCGGTCACTTGGTGTTAACCACCCTGCACACCAACGACGCAGCCAGTGCGGTTGCTCGTCTCTCGGAAATGGGGGTGGAACCCTTCATGGTCTCCGCTTCCTTAATCGGTGTTGTTGCCCAGCGCCTCATGCGACGGGTATGTAGTGAGTGTCGCATTCCCTATACGCCCACCCGCGAGGAACTGGCACGCTTTGGCTTGTCCGCCTCCAAGGATGTCAACCTCACCCTCTACAAAGCCAATAAACTCACACCCGAGCAGATTCAAGCGGCCAAAGCCAGTGGCCAGCCCATCTGTAGTAAATGTGGTGGTGTAGGCTACAAAGGCCGTGTTGGTGTATACGAAATCATGCGGGTGACCGAACGGCTACAAGGCCTGATTACACAAGGTGCCCCCACCGAGCAAATTAAAGAAGCTGCCGTCGAAGAGGGGATGAAAACCCTATTGGCCTACAGCTTGGAGCTTGTTAAACAGGGACTGACGACCCTTGAGGAGGTGGAGCGGGTTACCTTTACAGACACCGGGCTAGAGGCAGAGCTGAAAGCCAAGCGGAAGAGCTCGCTGACCTGTCGCGGTTGTGGCGCTGAACTGGCGCCTGAGTGGCTGGATTGTCCCTATTGCATGACTCCCCGCTTTGTGGATTAA
- the aguB gene encoding N-carbamoylputrescine amidase, translating into MRTLTVAAIQAELTDDVETNILHLSDLVRQAHQQGAQLIVLPELFEGHYFCKEEREIHFQRAHPVENHPTLAHFEALARELEVVIPVSFFEKAGTVYYNSVAMIDAGGVNLGVYRKSHIPDGPGYEEKFYFRPGNTGFRVWRTRYGRIGVGICWDQWFPEAARVMTLMGAEVLVYPTAIGSEPHDPTLDTKDPWQRVMVGHAVANVIPVVAANRVGDEGGQVFYGSSFIANPRGDLVATADRSQEAVLVHQFDLEEIERLRAAYGFFRDRRPGLYKALLTADGVI; encoded by the coding sequence ATGAGAACACTGACCGTTGCTGCCATTCAAGCTGAACTGACCGATGACGTTGAGACTAATATTCTGCACCTCAGTGACTTAGTGCGGCAGGCGCATCAACAGGGAGCACAGCTCATTGTCCTGCCAGAGCTATTTGAGGGGCACTACTTCTGCAAGGAAGAGCGGGAGATTCACTTTCAGCGGGCACACCCCGTGGAAAACCACCCAACGCTCGCCCACTTTGAGGCCTTGGCGCGGGAACTGGAGGTGGTGATACCAGTCTCGTTTTTTGAAAAGGCGGGTACCGTCTATTACAACAGTGTGGCCATGATTGATGCGGGGGGCGTCAATCTGGGTGTCTATCGCAAAAGTCATATTCCCGATGGCCCCGGCTATGAGGAAAAGTTCTACTTTCGACCGGGAAATACAGGCTTTCGGGTCTGGCGCACCCGCTACGGCAGAATCGGTGTCGGCATCTGCTGGGATCAGTGGTTCCCCGAGGCAGCACGGGTGATGACCCTCATGGGGGCAGAGGTGCTAGTGTATCCCACCGCCATTGGCAGTGAACCCCATGATCCCACACTGGACACCAAAGACCCTTGGCAACGGGTGATGGTTGGCCATGCAGTGGCAAATGTAATTCCAGTGGTGGCAGCGAACCGTGTTGGTGATGAAGGGGGGCAAGTATTTTATGGCAGTTCCTTTATTGCCAATCCAAGGGGAGATCTGGTGGCTACAGCCGATCGCTCCCAAGAAGCCGTGCTTGTTCATCAATTTGATTTAGAGGAAATTGAGCGCCTGCGGGCGGCCTATGGCTTCTTTCGCGATCGCCGACCCGGACTCTACAAAGCCTTGTTGACTGCCGATGGGGTTATTTAA
- a CDS encoding ferredoxin-thioredoxin reductase catalytic domain-containing protein, producing MSSSYKPQQASDKNLEAMRKFAETYAKRTGTYFCSDLGTTAVVLEGLAKHKDDYGSPLCPCRHYEDKEAEVAAAYWNCPCVPMRERRECHCLLFLAPDHPFAGTAQEITFEQIREETNRFTVA from the coding sequence ATGAGTAGCAGCTACAAACCCCAACAGGCCTCCGACAAAAACCTTGAAGCCATGCGCAAGTTTGCGGAAACCTATGCCAAGCGCACTGGAACCTACTTTTGCTCAGATCTAGGGACAACAGCAGTTGTTCTCGAAGGATTAGCTAAACATAAGGACGACTACGGCTCCCCCTTGTGTCCCTGTCGCCACTATGAAGACAAAGAAGCAGAGGTGGCAGCCGCCTACTGGAACTGTCCCTGTGTGCCCATGCGGGAACGGCGGGAGTGTCACTGTCTCCTCTTTCTAGCCCCAGATCATCCCTTTGCGGGTACGGCTCAAGAGATTACCTTCGAGCAAATTCGGGAGGAAACCAATCGCTTTACAGTTGCTTAG